In the Passer domesticus isolate bPasDom1 chromosome 4, bPasDom1.hap1, whole genome shotgun sequence genome, one interval contains:
- the GIMD1 gene encoding GTPase IMAP family member GIMD1 produces MADSNEMTINLVVLGKAQTGKSAAGNSLLGSADFESRLCPSSVTTCCSLGRSGRISGLIRRNGCESALRVRVLDTPSCPHSALSKEQVRDTVRAALARHFGEEGLHLALLVLRADLPLCPDESNDTVQLIQELLGPTWKDFTAVLLTHADKAEEAGYSEETYLHCASSTLLSLLSSLQHKYIFLDNHSSIIKEQRNIVLRKLLNFIQRNNYQVLLKHSKE; encoded by the exons ATGGCAGACAGCAATGAGATGACCATCAACCTTGTTGTGCTTGGAAAAGCTCAGACTGGCAAAAGtgctgctgggaacagcctgctGGGCAGTGCAGACTTTGAGAGCCGTCTGTGCCCCAGCTCCGTCACCACGTGCTGCAGCCTGGGACGCAGCGGCCGCATTTCGGGGCTCATCCGGAGAAATGGCTGCGAGTCAGCTCTCCGTGTTCGAGTACTGGACACCCCCAGCTGCCCTCACAGTGCTCTGAGCAAAGAGCAAGTGAGAGACACagtgagagcagccctggctcggCACTTCGGGGAGGAAGGCCTGCACTTGGCCCTCTTGGTCCTCAGGGCTGACCTGCCTCTGTGTCCAGATGAAAGCAATGACACAGTTCAGCTCATCCAg GAACTTCTGGGTCCCACGTGGAAGGATTTCACTGCAGTCCTACTTACTCATGCAGACAAGGCAGAAGAGGCTGGATACAGTGAGGAAACATATTTGCACTGCGCCTCAAGTACCCTGCTGTCACTTTTGAGCTCACTACAGCATAAATACATCTTCCTAGACAACCACAGCAGCATAATTAAAGAGCAAAGAAATATTGTCTTAAGAAAGCTCTTGAATTTTATACAAAGAAATAATTATCAAGTACTACTTAAACACAGCAAGGAATAA